AACGAGCATTAGAAATTCTTGCGATGCCAAAAATAGGGAGAGGTGGTCAAGAGGTACTTAAAGACTTTGGAAAACCGAAAGAATTCAAAGAAAAAATTCAAATATTAAATGGAAGATATGGCGTCTATTTAAAATGTGGCAAAACTAATGTTTCGATTGCCAAAGATACTGACATAGAAAAAATTACCATAGATGACGCAGTATCTCTGTTAGAAGAAAAACTAAAAGATAAAAAAGGCTCTATTTTAAAAAAAACAAAGATTAGTAATAAAAAAACTACAAGGAAAAAGAAAAGTTAGAAAAAATATGATTTTTAAAAAAAAAGAATTTTTTTTATTAATTTTTTTAATTTTTTTGCAATCATGCTCTGGAGGGAGGATTGGAAATTTTCTTGAAAGTAGTTTTAATGATTTAGAAAAAACAAACAAAAATGAAGATTTACAAAATAATTTATTAAATAAAAAAGAAATAAATTTACAAAAAGAAAACAAAAAGTTTGATGATAAAAAAAATAAAAAAATTCAAAAAGTAGAAAATCTAAAAAATCTTCCAGAAAATAAAAACGATATAGATTTAGAAAAAGAAAACAAAAAATTTGATGATAAAAAAAATAAAAAAATTAAGAATCTTTTAAAAAAAAGAAAAATTGATCTTCAATCTTACAAAATCTTATTAATTTTAAAAGATGTAGATCCAAAAGATCCCACGGAAGAGCTAAGTTCCATATTAAGTAATTCTGAGGTAAATTTTGAAATAGAAAAGATTGAACGGATCTTAGATTCAAAAAATAAAAGTATGAATAAAAATTAATTAATAATATTTAAAAAAAATGAAAATAACAACAAAAAATGAAGCATTAAATATTGTCGAGACCTCTTATTTAGCATCTCTTTCGTCTTTATTATGGGTTGCATTATATTATTTGCCAATTGGGGGAGCTTTATTAAGGTTGATTTTACCCCTCCCAATGATCTTGTTGCACTTGAGAAGAGGAACTAAAATTGCATTGGAAGGACTTTTAATACAATTTCTACTTTTATTCATAATTATGGGTCCTGTTAGAGGAACTTTATTTTTATTTCCTTATGGGATCTTGGCTTTCTGGTTAGGTTGGTGTTGGTTTAAAGAAAAGAGTTGGAACCTTAGTTTAACTGTGGGAGTTGTTATTGGAACCCTTGGCTTTTTATTAAGAGTAATAGCATTATCTACGTTGGTTGGAGATAATCTTTGGGTGTTAATTACTAGAGCGAGTTATGGTCTAATAGAAAAGTTCCTTGGATTATTTAATTTACCTATATATCCCTCAATTTTGAGTATACAATTAGGTGCAATTTTATTAATAATTTTTCAAGAAATAGTTTATGTCTTAACGGTACATGTAGTTGCCTATTCTCTGTTTCCTAGATTTAAATTATCCATCCCAGATCCTCCAAAATTATTGGATAGCTTAGTTAATTTTAATAATTAAAAAAAGTAAAAATGTACAGCACAGAATTAGGAATCAATTTTTTTGGTAATGAATCCAATAAAAAAAGAAAACTTAATAAGATAGAAATACTGAAAAAGAATATTAATAATTTAAAAATATTTCTTATAATTGCAGGCACTAATACATCTCAAATTCCGGGAATTTCCGCAGCAGGTATTAACGCAAAATCAAGGCGAACAACTGCCCTCGCAGATGCCGAATTTTTGCTTGAGGGTGCTTCAAAAGATCATAAATATAAATTGCCTCTTCTCAATGCAGGAGTAACTCCTGCCCTAATCAGTCATGTTTGTTCAAAGCTTATAAATATTTATCCAGTTATTGTTCCTCTGGGAATAGGAGCAAAGCCTTATTTTAATCATTTGGTTGTAGAAGATAGAAATTTGGGGCCATCAAATTGTATTACTACTGGTAAATCGATGCCTAAAGAAAGAGTTTTAAATCTCTATGAAAAAGGTCTTGCGATAGGAAAATCCTTAAAACAACCAGTTTTAATTTCTGAATCTGTACCGGGGGGCACCACAACTGCTCAGGCAGTAATGGAATCTTTTGGTTTGCAAGTATCTAATTTAGTAGGGAGTAGTTTATTTAAAGCACCAAGAGAACTAAGAAGAAAAGTAGTTAAAAGAGGAATTTTCAATGCAAATTTCAAGGCTGATTTCGACTCTTTTGATGTTGTCGCGGCGGTAGGTGATCCTTTCCAAGCTTTCTCAATGGGTCTATTAATTGGTGCAAGGTTAGCAAAACAACCTGTAATATTGTCTGGAGGAAGTCAGATGTTAGCGGTCATTTTGCTTGTATTAGAATTTTTAGATGAAAAAAATAAAGATGAACTTATTGAAGATGTTTTTATTGCTACAACTGGGTGGCTTGTGAAAGATAATTCTCTAAACGATTTAGTAAATCTAATTAATGAGAAATATGATGTCAAATTATTAGGTTTAGCCAGTCCTTTAAATTTCAAATATTCAAAATACAAAGAATTGAGGGATTATGAATTAGGTCATGTAAAAGAAGGTGTAGGTGCTGGTGGAATATCATTGCTTGCTTTCTTAGATGGATTTAAAAATGAAGAAATAGTTTCATTGTGTCAACTAAATCTAGAAATGATGAAGGGCCTAGGTCAAATTTCTTTAGAGAAGGATTGCTAAATGTTTTCAAAATTTGCAACCAGAAGAGAATTTTTAAATTATGGTAAGCTTTCGCTTTTATTTTTCTTAAACTCATGCAGTAATCTACCTAAAAAAGTAAAAATTGCATTACAAAATTCTTTTTATCCAGAATCTTTTAAAGATACGATTCCAAAAGATTGGAAGCAGGAAAAAATTAATTTTGAAAATATTCGTCTACAAAAAAATAGAAACAAAATTTTCAATTCTGACTTTACTTTAATAAATGATGGATGGATTTCTAGTATAGATTTTTCAGAATTTGAAAAAATAAATGAATATTTAGTGTTCGAAAATTTGGATAAGAGATCGATAGATTTTTTGGGAAGTTTTAATCAAAATCAGAGGAGTAAATTATTTCCTATTGGAGTAGTACCCTATACAATTATCATTAAAAATAATAAAGAATTAATAAATTCAGCCAGAACATCTTGGGATTTTCTTCTTTCTAGAAAATTAACTGGGAAAATTATTTTTCCACAAAGTCCCAGAATAATATTGTCAATTGCTCAAAAAATTAATTCATCCAATTCTTTAAAAAAACTCAAAAGCCAAGCAATGTTATTTGATGATAAAAATATGCTCAATTGGTTGATTAATTCTGATGCTATTGTCGCAATAGTTCCCTATAGTCTTTGTTCAAAATATTTAAAAATAGATCCAAGGCTTTCTTTAGTTTTCCCAAGCCAAGGCGTACCTTTGATGTGGCATTTTTTACTTAGTCGATCAAATCTAAATAATGCAATATTAGTTAATTGGATTAAATCTTTAGAAAATAAATCAATAGTAGATAAATTAGTAAGCCAGGGTTGGTATCTTCCATTCAATATTGATTATTTGCAAAGTAAATATAAATCTGAAATGCCACCCATCTCAGGACCTTCTAGGAAATGTTGGGAAAATAGTTGGTCTTTCCCTGTCTTAACAAATGAACAAAAAATTAATCTTAAGAATATCTGGAATGATTCCTTATCCCCATAACCTTTTTGTAGGCTTTTCAATCAACAAGTTATGAGTTTCCTTTAATAAATTTGGTATATCTAATTTACTAGGACATTTAGGAACACATTCATTACATTCTTGACAAAATGAGGAATTTTTTTCTTCCCACCAGTGGCCAGCTTTTCCTATTAAGTTGTATCTTTCTTTTGAAAATTCTAATTGGCCATAACCAATAGATATATTTCTTAAACGAAGTATTTCTGGAATAGGCACTTCATTTGGACATGGAAGACAAGATCTACATTGTTCACATTTGGTTGAATTTAATCTTTCATTAGAAACTTCCTCAATTTTATTAAGGGCGCTTTTTTCAAGTTTTGTAAGCTTCTCTAATGAGTTTCTAAGTTTGTGCGCAAATTCAAAATCTTTTTTTTTTGTCGCCCCCAAGGATAAAGTTGTAATGCCTTTTGCCAGTAGAAATCGATAGGCTAATTCTAATGGATGAAAAGGCTTAGAGGCCTCTATCAAAATATCACTTGGAGAATACAATCTCCCACCTTTATCAGCAGGTGATATTGCTAAAACTCCCATGCCTTTTTTTATAGCTTCCTCTGCTAAAGCAATCTTAGATTGATCTAAATAATGTAAATGAAGACTACAAAAAGTAAAAACTTCACAGTTAATTGCATCTTTAATTAGTGAATAATTTCCGTGAGAACTAAAACCAACTTGATCAACTAGTTCCTTCTCAAGTATCCAAGATATGAATTTTTTACCCTCTCCAGAAAGAACCCAATCTAGATGTTTTTTTAAGTTGAGTCCGTGAATTGCAAGATTATTAATTTTCTCGCGATTTAAATTTTTAAGAGACTGTTTAAAATTATTTTTTAAAAAGTCAAAATCACCCTTTGGTAAAACTTTGGAAGTAATCACCCAATTTTTTTCTTTTATATTCTCTTCTATTTCTAATTTTTTTATTGAATTTCCAATAAGTGATTCAGCATCACCATAAGTGGGTGCTGTTTCTATGTGGTTAATTCCTACATAATATGCATTTTTTATTGTGCTATACATTTTTTCGAGACTTTCAGTTGCGCGCATTGTCCCTAAAGTGAATAAACTCACTTTCGCCCCTCTACCAAATGATCTTTTTTGTGAATTAATAATCATTTAAATAAGATCAATTTCTTTTTATTTACTCTTTAATTTATTTATAGTTGAAAATCATTTAAAGTAAATTAAAGTAAATACAAAATTTTGCAAAAATATTTTTCTTAAATCTATGTTTACAGGAATAATTCAATCAGTTGGAAAACTAAGACAAGAAAAAAATATTTTAGAAATTGAAATTCTAGATAATTGTTTTGATATGGCAATCGGTGACAGCATAGCTGTTGATGGAATTTGTTTGACAGTCAAAGAGATTTTTCAAAATAAATTTACTGTTGATGTTAGTGAGGAGACATTAAAAAAAACAACTTTAGGAGTAAAGTCGAACCTGAATCAGATCGTTAATTTGGAGCCCGCTCTTAGGGTGTCTGACCGCCTAGGAGGGCATATAGTCAGCGGACATGTTGATGGCCTTGGAACAGTTGAGAATATAGAAAAATTAGAGAAATCTTGGCTCTTATCAATAAAGTGGAAAAATAATAATTTTTCAAAATATGTAGTTAATAAAGGGAGTATTTGTGTAAATGGTATAAGTCTCACGATTGCAAAATATGAGCAGGAAGGAGAAATATTTACTATTGCGATAATTCCTCATACTTGGCATAACACAAATCTGAATAAATTAAATATCGGTGACAGCGTAAACCTTGAGGCAGATGCACTAATTAAATATGTAGAGAAATTACTTTTATTTAATAAAAATAGTAATCAAGATTTATCTTCAAATAATATTTCTTCCGAGTGGCTTAAAGAAAACGGTTGGTAAAATATATTTTTTAACTTATTGGAATCAGATAAATTGTTTTTGATTCTTTTTTAAGATCGATTTTAAATTCCTGACCAGGTTCTAGACCTAATTTTTTGGTATAGGCATGACCAATTAATAGGTTTCCATTTCCATGAACTTTAGTTTTGAATTCTGTCTGTCTGCCTCTTGAAGCTCTATTACCATTTTTCCCCTGACGACCATTTCCTATTTTGTAACCCTTAGCTTCAATAAGCGCCCTATAAAAACTTTTTCTTAAGATTCTTCCACTAGGACCTACGTACCCACAACCTCTTGCTATCTCATCTTCAGATTTTTTACTTAATAATTTTGCTTTTTCAAGAAGTTCTTTTCCTTCTAGCATTATCTGACAAATTTCTAATTATATATTCTTACGAAAAAGGAGAACTGTGGCAATATAAATTAATAAAAAATATATTTAATTTTTAAAATTTAGTTTTTTATAAAAGATACAAAATAATAAATAAAATAACCCATATCCCATCTACAAAATGCCAGTATAATTCAACAGCTTCCAGAGGGAACATATTTTGACTAGTTAATCTTCCGCCCTTGATTCTTGATTGCCAAGCAATAATTAAAATCATTAAAGTGCCTAAAGTGACATGTAATCCATGAAAACCAGTAAGAGCATAAAAAGTGCTTGCAAATAAATTATCGGTTAATCCAAAAGGTAAATGAAAATATTCAAATAATTGACATATTAAAAATATAATTCCAAGAAAAGCAGTAAACAATAACCATTTTTGGGATTCAGAGTTTTTATCTTTTAAAAGTGCTTTGCCTGCTTTATGGAAAGTTGCACTACTAACAAGTAACAAAATTGTATTGAGTGTAGGTATTGGTAGTTCTAATTCATAAATAGCACCATCAGGTAATGGATTGACTGCTTTATAAGTTAAATAAGCGGCAAAGAATCCAGCAAAAGTCATTCCGTCCGCAATTAGGAAAGTTATAAGACCAAACATTCTGAAATCTTCGTGTGTTTCGTTGACTTCAGAATTATTTTTTTGAATTTCTTTTGAGCTATCTAGAGTTGTCATATGTTTTTATTTTTGTTCAGAAATTTCTTTCCCATAACCATAAGGTTCTTCAACTAGTGGAGCTTGTCCTTCCCAATTTTCAACTGGAGGTGGAGAAGATGTTAACCATTCAGGTGTAAGAGCATTCCAAGGGTTATCTCCAGCATCTTTTCCATTTCTCACACTAAGGAATACATTAATTAAAAAAGGAAGTGTACTTATAGCCATCAAAAGAGCCCCAAGGCTACTAATTTGATTGACGAACTGGAATTGAGGATCATATTCTGCAACTCTTCTTGGCATTCCATTTAAACCAAGCCAATGTTGAGGAGCAAAGCACAAGTTAAATCCAATAAAGGTAACAATAAAATGTAAAATTCCTAATTTTTCATTGAGCATTTTTCCAGTTACTTTAGGGAACCAATGATAAATTGAAGAGAAAATAATAAAAACAGTCCCTCCATAAACTATGTAATGAAAATGGGCTACAACGAAATAAGTATCATGTACGTGAATATCGAAAGGTACCTGTGCCAAAGCAACTCCTGTAATACCTCCAAAAACGAAATTTATAATAAATCCACAAGAGAATAACATTGCACTATTGATGGAAATTTTACCTCCCCATAATGTCGCAACCCAATTAAAAAATTTTATACCTGTTGGAACAGCAATAAATGCTGTGGCAATTGTAAAAAACAATCTCATCCAAGGGGGCGTTCCACTTGTAAACATGTGATGCGCCCAAACAACTAAACCTAAAACTACTATCCCCATTATTGAAAAAACCATTGTTGTATATCCAAAAAGTGGCTTTCTAGCATGTACAGGTAGTATTTCACTAACTAAACCAAAGGCAGGAAGGACCATAATGTATACAGCTGGATGAGAATAAAACCAAAATAAATGCTGATAAACTACGACATTGCCACCTAAAACAGGATTGAAAAACCCTGTATTAGCAATGATATCGAAGCTAAGTAGAATTAAAGTGCCTGCTAAAACAGGAGTTGACAAAACAACTAATAGACTTGTTCCAAGCATTGCCCAACAATACATTGGCAATTGCATAAGTTTTAATCCTGGCCTTCTTAATTTGATAATGGTCGCTATAAAGTTTATTCCACCAAATATAGAACTCCCTCCAAGTAATAGAACACTTAGAATCCAAATAATTTGTCCCGATTGAGGAGTAGTTATGCTCAAAGGAGGATAAGC
This region of Prochlorococcus sp. MIT 0604 genomic DNA includes:
- a CDS encoding aldo/keto reductase, producing the protein MIINSQKRSFGRGAKVSLFTLGTMRATESLEKMYSTIKNAYYVGINHIETAPTYGDAESLIGNSIKKLEIEENIKEKNWVITSKVLPKGDFDFLKNNFKQSLKNLNREKINNLAIHGLNLKKHLDWVLSGEGKKFISWILEKELVDQVGFSSHGNYSLIKDAINCEVFTFCSLHLHYLDQSKIALAEEAIKKGMGVLAISPADKGGRLYSPSDILIEASKPFHPLELAYRFLLAKGITTLSLGATKKKDFEFAHKLRNSLEKLTKLEKSALNKIEEVSNERLNSTKCEQCRSCLPCPNEVPIPEILRLRNISIGYGQLEFSKERYNLIGKAGHWWEEKNSSFCQECNECVPKCPSKLDIPNLLKETHNLLIEKPTKRLWG
- a CDS encoding AbrB family transcriptional regulator; translation: MLEGKELLEKAKLLSKKSEDEIARGCGYVGPSGRILRKSFYRALIEAKGYKIGNGRQGKNGNRASRGRQTEFKTKVHGNGNLLIGHAYTKKLGLEPGQEFKIDLKKESKTIYLIPIS
- a CDS encoding DUF2232 domain-containing protein, encoding MKITTKNEALNIVETSYLASLSSLLWVALYYLPIGGALLRLILPLPMILLHLRRGTKIALEGLLIQFLLLFIIMGPVRGTLFLFPYGILAFWLGWCWFKEKSWNLSLTVGVVIGTLGFLLRVIALSTLVGDNLWVLITRASYGLIEKFLGLFNLPIYPSILSIQLGAILLIIFQEIVYVLTVHVVAYSLFPRFKLSIPDPPKLLDSLVNFNN
- a CDS encoding riboflavin synthase, which translates into the protein MFTGIIQSVGKLRQEKNILEIEILDNCFDMAIGDSIAVDGICLTVKEIFQNKFTVDVSEETLKKTTLGVKSNLNQIVNLEPALRVSDRLGGHIVSGHVDGLGTVENIEKLEKSWLLSIKWKNNNFSKYVVNKGSICVNGISLTIAKYEQEGEIFTIAIIPHTWHNTNLNKLNIGDSVNLEADALIKYVEKLLLFNKNSNQDLSSNNISSEWLKENGW
- a CDS encoding heme-copper oxidase subunit III, whose amino-acid sequence is MTTLDSSKEIQKNNSEVNETHEDFRMFGLITFLIADGMTFAGFFAAYLTYKAVNPLPDGAIYELELPIPTLNTILLLVSSATFHKAGKALLKDKNSESQKWLLFTAFLGIIFLICQLFEYFHLPFGLTDNLFASTFYALTGFHGLHVTLGTLMILIIAWQSRIKGGRLTSQNMFPLEAVELYWHFVDGIWVILFIILYLL
- the cobT gene encoding nicotinate mononucleotide-dependent phosphoribosyltransferase CobT is translated as MYSTELGINFFGNESNKKRKLNKIEILKKNINNLKIFLIIAGTNTSQIPGISAAGINAKSRRTTALADAEFLLEGASKDHKYKLPLLNAGVTPALISHVCSKLINIYPVIVPLGIGAKPYFNHLVVEDRNLGPSNCITTGKSMPKERVLNLYEKGLAIGKSLKQPVLISESVPGGTTTAQAVMESFGLQVSNLVGSSLFKAPRELRRKVVKRGIFNANFKADFDSFDVVAAVGDPFQAFSMGLLIGARLAKQPVILSGGSQMLAVILLVLEFLDEKNKDELIEDVFIATTGWLVKDNSLNDLVNLINEKYDVKLLGLASPLNFKYSKYKELRDYELGHVKEGVGAGGISLLAFLDGFKNEEIVSLCQLNLEMMKGLGQISLEKDC
- the ctaD gene encoding cytochrome c oxidase subunit I, which translates into the protein MTISIDPQKTNNESLQPKGWLRYFSFSLDHKVIGIQYLVCGFLFYLIGGTLASAIRIELASPMSDFMPRDVYNQVLTLHGTIMIFLWIVPVVNGAFGNYLIPFYVGARDMAFPRLNAVAFWLIPPSGLMLVASYFVEGAAQAGWTAYPPLSITTPQSGQIIWILSVLLLGGSSIFGGINFIATIIKLRRPGLKLMQLPMYCWAMLGTSLLVVLSTPVLAGTLILLSFDIIANTGFFNPVLGGNVVVYQHLFWFYSHPAVYIMVLPAFGLVSEILPVHARKPLFGYTTMVFSIMGIVVLGLVVWAHHMFTSGTPPWMRLFFTIATAFIAVPTGIKFFNWVATLWGGKISINSAMLFSCGFIINFVFGGITGVALAQVPFDIHVHDTYFVVAHFHYIVYGGTVFIIFSSIYHWFPKVTGKMLNEKLGILHFIVTFIGFNLCFAPQHWLGLNGMPRRVAEYDPQFQFVNQISSLGALLMAISTLPFLINVFLSVRNGKDAGDNPWNALTPEWLTSSPPPVENWEGQAPLVEEPYGYGKEISEQK